One Hordeum vulgare subsp. vulgare chromosome 4H, MorexV3_pseudomolecules_assembly, whole genome shotgun sequence DNA window includes the following coding sequences:
- the LOC123449929 gene encoding short-chain dehydrogenase TIC 32 B, chloroplastic-like, with translation MLQAARYLLGSPGASGFGSKSTAEEVTAACPDLGSLTAIITGATSGIGAETARVLAKRGARVVIPARSVKAAEDMRARILGECPSADVLVLHLDLSSLASVRDFARRFLSLGLPLHLLINNAGKFSHGQLALSEDGFEMTFATNYLGHFLLTKLLLARMAETAAATGVQGRIVNVSSSVHGWFSGDWADYLQLVTRRKIPYDATQAYAVSKLANVLHTKELAARLREMGADVTVNCVHPGIVRTRLNRDREGLITDLAFVLLSKLLKTIPQAAATTCYAAVHPRMAGVSGRYLADCNEALPSPAAASRREAARLWQASEDMICAASSQPERNI, from the exons ATGCTGCAGGCAGCCAGGTACCTGCTGGGCTCCCCGGGCGCCAGCGGGTTCGGCTCCAAGTCCACCGCCGAGGAGGTCACGGCGGCCTGCCCTGACCTCGGCTCCCTCACCGCCATCATTACCGGCGCGACGTCGGGCATCGGGGCGGAGACGGCGCGGGTGCTGGCGAAGCGGGGTGCCAGGGTGGTCATCCCGGCGCGGAGCGTCAAGGCGGCCGAGGATATGCGCGCGCGCATCCTCGGCGAGTGCCCCAGCGCCGACGTCCTCGTGCTGCACCTGGACCTCAGCTCGCTGGCCTCCGTCCGGGACTTCGCCCGCCGCTTCCTCTCCCTCGGcctgcccctccacctcctcatcAACAACGCCGGCAAGTTCTCGCACGGCCAGCTCGCGCTGTCAGAGGACGGCTTCGAGATGACCTTCGCCACCAACTACCTCGGCCATTTCCTGCTGACGAAGCTGCTGCTGGCGAGGATGGCGGAGACGGCGGCGGCCACCGGCGTTCAGGGCCGCATCGTGAACGTGTCGTCGAGCGTGCACGGCTGGTTCTCCGGCGACTGGGCCGACTACCTCCAGCTCGTCACCCGCCGCAAGAT ACCCTACGACGCGACGCAGGCCTACGCGGTGTCCAAGCTTGCCAATGTGCTGCACACCAAGGAGCTCGCCGCCCGCCTCCGGGAGATGGGCGCGGACGTGACGGTGAACTGCGTGCACCCCGGCATCGTCAGGACCCGGCTCAACCGCGACAGAGAGGGCCTCATCACAGATCTCGCCTTCGTCCTCCTCTCCAAGCTGCTCAAGACCATCCCACAG GCTGCGGCGACCACGTGCTACGCGGCGGTGCACCCGAGGATGGCCGGCGTGTCCGGCCGCTACTTGGCCGACTGCAACGAGGCTCTGCCGTCGCCGGCCGCCGCAAGCCGCCGCGAGGCCGCGCGGCTCTGGCAAGCTTCGGAGGACATGATCTGCGCCGCAAGCAGTCAACCGGAGAGGAACATCTGA
- the LOC123449928 gene encoding short-chain dehydrogenase TIC 32 B, chloroplastic-like: MLPAARYLLGSPGASGFGSKSTAEEVTAACPDLGSLTAIITGATSGIGAETARVLAMRGARVVIPARSVKAAEDMRARILGECPGADVLVLHLDLSSLASVRDFARRFLSLGLPLHLLINNAGKFSHGQLALSEDGVEMTFATNYLGHFLLTKLLLARMAETAAATGVQGRIVNVSSSVHGWFSGDWADYLQLVTRRKIPYDATQAYAVSKLANVLHTKELAARLQEVGADVTVNCVHPGIVRTRLNRDREGLITDLVFLLLSKLLKTIPQAAATTCYAAVHPRLAGVSGRYLADCNEALPSPAAASRSEAARLWQASEDMICAASSQPDRTI; this comes from the exons ATGCTGCCGGCGGCCAGGTACCTGCTGGGCTCCCCGGGCGCCAGCGGGTTCGGCTCCAAGTCCACCGCCGAGGAGGTCACGGCGGCCTGCCCTGACCTCGGCTCCCTCACCGCCATCATCACCGGCGCGACGTCGGGCATCGGGGCGGAGACGGCGCGGGTGCTGGCGATGCGGGGTGCCAGGGTGGTCATCCCGGCGCGGAGCGTCAAGGCGGCCGAGGACATGCGCGCGCGCATCCTCGGCGAGTGCCCCGGCGCCGACGTCCTCGTGCTGCACCTGGACCTCAGCTCGCTGGCCTCCGTCCGGGACTTCGCCCGCCGCTTCCTCTCCCTCGGcctgcccctccacctcctcatcAACAACGCCGGCAAGTTCTCGCACGGCCAGCTCGCGCTGTCCGAGGACGGCGTGGAGATGACCTTCGCCACAAACTACCTCGGGCATTTCCTGCTGACGAAGCTGCTGCTGGCGAGGATGGCGGAGACGGCGGCGGCCACGGGCGTTCAGGGCCGCATCGTGAACGTGTCGTCGAGCGTGCACGGCTGGTTCTCCGGCGACTGGGCCGACTACCTCCAGCTCGTCACCCGCCGCAAGAT ACCCTACGACGCGACGCAGGCGTATGCTGTGTCCAAGCTCGCCAACGTGCTGCACACCAAGGAGCTCGCCGCCCGGCTTCAAGAGGTGGGCGCGGACGTGACGGTGAACTGCGTGCACCCCGGCATCGTGAGGACCCGCCTGAACCGCGACCGAGAGGGGCTCATCACAGATCTCGTCTTCCTCCTGCTGTCCAAGCTGCTCAAGACCATTCCACAG GCTGCGGCGACCACGTGCTACGCGGCGGTGCACCCGAGGCTGGCCGGCGTGTCCGGCCGCTACTTGGCCGACTGCAACGAGGCTCTGCCGTCGCCGGCCGCCGCAAGCCGCAGCGAGGCCGCGCGGCTATGGCAGGCTTCGGAGGACATGATATGTGCCGCAAGCAGTCAACCGGACAGGACCATCTGA